One Coffea arabica cultivar ET-39 chromosome 5e, Coffea Arabica ET-39 HiFi, whole genome shotgun sequence DNA segment encodes these proteins:
- the LOC140006485 gene encoding acetylserotonin O-methyltransferase-like isoform X2 — translation MVEEKIKKEAEEEAQAQVDIWKYVFGFTEMAVVKCAIELGIPDFLEGQDGQAMTLDGLSAALGCSPSSLYRIMRFLTNRGIFRQVNQGLGCSSQNSTSNAIACSSITYVQTPLSRLLARNGEKSMAAIVLLESSPVMLSPWLGLGRRVLANSPPPFDTYHGQDVWSYAQNNPAHSKLINDAMACDARVAVSAMINGCPQVFEGISSLVDVGGGDGTALRTLLKACPWIRGINFDLPHVVSVAPRSDGVEHVGGDMFHSVPNADAAFIMVSTVSGCCMTGEMTNVSAY, via the exons ATGGTggaagagaaaataaaaaaagaagcagAGGAAGAGGCTCAGGCTCAAGTGGATATATGGAAATACGTTTTCGGCTTTACTGAAATGGCTGTCGTGAAATGTGCAATTGAGCTTGGGATTCCAGACTTCCTGGAAGGCCAGGATGGCCAAGCCATGACACTTGATGGGCTGTCTGCCGCCCTTGGTTGCTCGCCTTCTTCCCTTTACCGAATCATGAGGTTCTTAACCAACCGCGGCATCTTTAGACAAGTTAATCAAGGACTTGGCTGCTCCTCACAAAATAGTACTAGCAATGCTATTGCTTGTAGCAGTATTACCTATGTACAGACGCCCCTCTCTCGTCTTCTGGCTAGAAATGGAGAGAAAAGCATGGCTGCTATTGTGCTACTGGAAAGCAGCCCTGTGATGCTTTCGCCGTGGCTTGGCTTGGGGCGACGTGTCTTGGCAAATAGCCCTCCTCCATTTGACACTTATCACGGCCAGGACGTATGGAGTTACGCGCAAAACAATCCTGCTCACAGCAAGCTGATCAACGATGCCATGGCTTGCGATGCTCGGGTTGCAGTTTCGGCCATGATCAACGGGTGTCCGCAGGTGTTCGAGGGGATTTCTTCGTTGGTGGATGTCGGCGGAGGCGACGGAACGGCTCTCCGGACATTGCTCAAGGCTTGCCCTTGGATCCGCGGGATCAATTTTGATCTTCCTCATGTTGTCTCTGTTGCCCCTCGTTCTGATGGCGTGGAGCATGTTGGAGGCGACATGTTTCACAGCGTTCCAAATGCTGACGCTGCTTTTATCATGGTTAGTACTGTAAG TGGGTGTTGCATGACTGGGGAGATGACGAATGTATCAGCATATTGA
- the LOC140006485 gene encoding acetylserotonin O-methyltransferase-like isoform X1, which produces MVEEKIKKEAEEEAQAQVDIWKYVFGFTEMAVVKCAIELGIPDFLEGQDGQAMTLDGLSAALGCSPSSLYRIMRFLTNRGIFRQVNQGLGCSSQNSTSNAIACSSITYVQTPLSRLLARNGEKSMAAIVLLESSPVMLSPWLGLGRRVLANSPPPFDTYHGQDVWSYAQNNPAHSKLINDAMACDARVAVSAMINGCPQVFEGISSLVDVGGGDGTALRTLLKACPWIRGINFDLPHVVSVAPRSDGVEHVGGDMFHSVPNADAAFIMWVLHDWGDDECISILMNCKEAIPQDTGKVIIVEAVIDHEGGDGKLKDVGLMLDMVMMAHTTTGKERTSEEWAHILNKAGFSRHTMTHIQAVQSVIEAYP; this is translated from the exons ATGGTggaagagaaaataaaaaaagaagcagAGGAAGAGGCTCAGGCTCAAGTGGATATATGGAAATACGTTTTCGGCTTTACTGAAATGGCTGTCGTGAAATGTGCAATTGAGCTTGGGATTCCAGACTTCCTGGAAGGCCAGGATGGCCAAGCCATGACACTTGATGGGCTGTCTGCCGCCCTTGGTTGCTCGCCTTCTTCCCTTTACCGAATCATGAGGTTCTTAACCAACCGCGGCATCTTTAGACAAGTTAATCAAGGACTTGGCTGCTCCTCACAAAATAGTACTAGCAATGCTATTGCTTGTAGCAGTATTACCTATGTACAGACGCCCCTCTCTCGTCTTCTGGCTAGAAATGGAGAGAAAAGCATGGCTGCTATTGTGCTACTGGAAAGCAGCCCTGTGATGCTTTCGCCGTGGCTTGGCTTGGGGCGACGTGTCTTGGCAAATAGCCCTCCTCCATTTGACACTTATCACGGCCAGGACGTATGGAGTTACGCGCAAAACAATCCTGCTCACAGCAAGCTGATCAACGATGCCATGGCTTGCGATGCTCGGGTTGCAGTTTCGGCCATGATCAACGGGTGTCCGCAGGTGTTCGAGGGGATTTCTTCGTTGGTGGATGTCGGCGGAGGCGACGGAACGGCTCTCCGGACATTGCTCAAGGCTTGCCCTTGGATCCGCGGGATCAATTTTGATCTTCCTCATGTTGTCTCTGTTGCCCCTCGTTCTGATGGCGTGGAGCATGTTGGAGGCGACATGTTTCACAGCGTTCCAAATGCTGACGCTGCTTTTATCATG TGGGTGTTGCATGACTGGGGAGATGACGAATGTATCAGCATATTGATGAACTGCAAAGAAGCTATTCCTCAAGACACGGGGAAAGTGATCATCGTAGAGGCTGTGATAGATCATGAAGGAGGAGACGGCAAGCTTAAAGACGTGGGTTTGATGTTAGATATGGTGATGATGGCTCATACAACcacaggaaaagaaagaacgtCAGAGGAATGGGCACATATTCTGAACAAGGCTGGATTCAGCAGACACACTATGACACACATCCAAGCTGTTCAATCTGTAATTGAGGCCTATCCTTAA